A stretch of Desulfovibrio subterraneus DNA encodes these proteins:
- a CDS encoding mobile mystery protein B, producing MKYTYPPGATPLNADEASGLIPDHITTQDALNEWEQQNILDGLNWALKQHKRELLDDLFVRDLHKKMFDKTWKWAGTYRRSNKNIGIEWQMIPVELRNLFADVSFQIEHNSFPPDELATRFHHRLVAIHPFPNGNGRHARMMADLLIQRLEGEPFSWGGRSLVQHGDERERYIAALQAADKEDYTLLMEFVRS from the coding sequence ATGAAGTATACCTATCCTCCCGGCGCGACTCCGCTGAACGCGGATGAAGCATCCGGCCTGATTCCCGACCACATCACCACACAGGATGCGCTCAATGAGTGGGAGCAGCAGAACATTCTGGATGGGCTGAACTGGGCACTGAAGCAGCACAAGCGCGAATTGCTCGACGACCTCTTTGTGCGTGATCTTCATAAAAAGATGTTCGACAAAACCTGGAAGTGGGCAGGCACGTATCGCAGGAGCAACAAGAATATCGGGATAGAATGGCAGATGATTCCCGTTGAACTCAGGAACCTCTTTGCAGATGTGTCTTTTCAGATAGAACACAATTCTTTTCCGCCCGACGAACTCGCAACCCGTTTTCACCACCGACTTGTGGCAATACATCCTTTCCCTAACGGTAACGGACGGCATGCCCGAATGATGGCGGACCTGCTGATACAACGTCTCGAAGGAGAACCTTTCAGCTGGGGCGGGCGCTCCCTTGTGCAGCACGGGGACGAGCGGGAGAGGTATATTGCCGCGCTGCAGGCAGCGGACAAGGAAGACTACACTCTTCTCATGGAGTTTGTCCGGAGCTAA
- a CDS encoding mobile mystery protein A: MSYNTLKIRQIDAALALWRKAALPPRPGKGWIHAIRTALSMSSAALGARLGMTGAGVLSLEASEAADSITLGTLRKVATALDCELQYALVPKHGIAETLQKRAKEVARERVLRVSHTMALEEQFVDSELTRTQIEELAETLLRKQTKELWR, translated from the coding sequence ATGAGCTATAACACACTGAAAATACGGCAAATTGATGCAGCCCTTGCCCTCTGGCGCAAGGCTGCACTCCCTCCGCGTCCCGGCAAGGGGTGGATTCATGCCATACGAACGGCACTCAGCATGAGTTCCGCCGCTCTCGGTGCACGTCTCGGCATGACGGGTGCCGGTGTTCTGAGCCTTGAGGCGTCAGAAGCTGCAGACTCAATCACCCTCGGCACCCTTCGTAAAGTGGCCACAGCTCTGGATTGCGAGCTGCAATACGCACTCGTGCCCAAACATGGCATTGCAGAAACACTGCAGAAACGAGCCAAAGAAGTGGCTCGCGAACGCGTGCTGCGGGTGAGCCACACCATGGCGCTTGAAGAACAGTTCGTTGATAGCGAACTTACCCGTACCCAGATAGAAGAACTGGCAGAGACCCTGCTGCGCAAACAGACCAAGGAACTGTGGCGATGA
- a CDS encoding peptide chain release factor 3: protein MNKELKREVDKRRTFGIISHPDAGKTTLTEKLLLYGGAIQMAGSVKSRKAARHATSDWMAMEQERGISVTSSVMKFEYNGYEINLLDTPGHQDFSEDTYRVLTAVDSGLLVIDVAKGVETQTLKLMDVCRLRNTPILTFINKLDREGLDPFAVMADIEERLKIECAPLTWPIGMGSNFKGTWNLYKNELHLFSAVHGGKRQKGDVFKDPNDPRLDEILGEQVHQLREELELLQGAGNPFNLERYRKGEQTPVFFGSAINNFGVQEMLDSFVELAPPPQPRPTTTRDVSPYEDDFSGVVFKIQANMDKNHRDRIAFMRICSGKFTRGMKVKHHRVGKDFTIANATIFMAQDRTGVEEAYPGDIIGIHNHGTIKIGDTFTDKEPLKFVGIPSFSPEHFRRVQLRDPMKRKQLQKGLEQLAEEGAVQLFRPIANSDYILGAVGLLQFDVIVHRLLHEYAVNALYEPVSVTTARWIHSEDKRALDDFSDYYRSDLAIDAEDCLAYLAPNPWKLESAIERFPKIVFSTTREIS, encoded by the coding sequence ATGAACAAGGAATTGAAGCGCGAAGTAGACAAACGTCGTACGTTCGGCATTATCAGTCACCCTGACGCGGGTAAGACCACCCTGACGGAAAAGCTGCTGCTGTATGGTGGCGCAATCCAGATGGCAGGTTCGGTCAAGTCGCGCAAGGCGGCGCGCCATGCCACATCCGACTGGATGGCCATGGAGCAGGAGCGCGGCATTTCCGTTACCTCCTCGGTAATGAAGTTCGAGTACAACGGGTATGAAATAAACCTGCTGGACACCCCCGGTCACCAGGACTTTTCCGAAGACACCTACCGCGTGCTCACCGCCGTGGACTCCGGTCTGCTGGTCATTGACGTGGCCAAGGGCGTGGAAACCCAGACCTTGAAGCTGATGGACGTGTGCCGCCTGCGCAACACGCCCATTCTGACCTTCATCAACAAGCTGGACCGCGAAGGTCTTGATCCCTTTGCCGTCATGGCGGACATTGAAGAGCGCCTGAAGATCGAATGCGCGCCGCTTACGTGGCCCATCGGCATGGGCAGCAACTTCAAGGGGACGTGGAACCTTTACAAGAACGAGCTGCATCTGTTCTCCGCCGTGCATGGCGGCAAGCGCCAGAAGGGTGACGTGTTCAAGGACCCGAACGATCCGCGTCTCGACGAAATTCTGGGTGAACAGGTGCATCAGCTGCGCGAAGAGCTTGAACTGCTGCAGGGAGCCGGAAACCCCTTCAATCTGGAGCGCTACCGCAAGGGTGAGCAGACTCCCGTGTTCTTCGGTTCCGCCATCAACAACTTCGGCGTGCAGGAAATGCTGGATTCCTTTGTGGAACTCGCGCCTCCGCCCCAGCCGCGTCCCACCACCACCCGCGATGTTTCCCCCTACGAGGACGATTTTTCCGGCGTGGTGTTCAAGATTCAGGCGAACATGGACAAGAACCACCGCGACCGTATCGCGTTCATGCGCATATGTTCCGGCAAGTTCACGCGCGGCATGAAGGTGAAGCACCACCGTGTGGGCAAAGACTTCACCATCGCCAATGCCACCATTTTCATGGCGCAGGACCGTACCGGCGTGGAAGAAGCCTACCCCGGCGATATCATCGGTATCCATAACCACGGCACCATCAAGATCGGTGATACCTTTACAGATAAAGAGCCGCTCAAGTTCGTGGGCATTCCCAGCTTCTCGCCGGAACATTTCCGCCGTGTGCAGCTCAGGGACCCCATGAAGCGTAAGCAGCTGCAGAAGGGCCTTGAACAGCTGGCAGAAGAAGGCGCAGTGCAGCTGTTCCGCCCCATTGCCAACAGTGATTACATTCTGGGCGCGGTCGGTTTGCTGCAGTTTGACGTGATTGTGCACCGCCTGCTGCATGAATACGCCGTGAACGCCCTGTACGAGCCGGTTTCCGTCACTACGGCCCGCTGGATTCACAGTGAAGACAAGCGCGCGCTGGATGACTTTTCCGATTACTATCGCAGCGACCTTGCCATTGATGCGGAAGACTGCCTTGCCTATCTGGCCCCGAACCCGTGGAAGCTGGAATCCGCCATTGAGCGTTTCCCCAAGATTGTGTTCAGCACCACGCGGGAAATCAGCTAG
- a CDS encoding AzlC family ABC transporter permease, translating to MTESKDRTEASGVWKGVRQALPIVMGYLPVGFAYGVLARKVGISEWNTVLMSVLVYAGSAQFIAVSLLAAAASPVSIVLTTFIVNLRHLLMSAALAPYLRNWTRLQQALFAFELTDESFALHARRFPEGRTGTAETYALNVTAQLSWVAGSAMGIFGSNLIGDVKPLGLDYALSAMFIALLVGQVRSNMHVVVAALSAMLSVGFMLAGAGQWNVILATVCGATAGTVLSFRNAAGHSSSGRSNSAH from the coding sequence ATGACCGAATCAAAAGACCGGACAGAAGCTTCCGGCGTGTGGAAAGGCGTGCGGCAGGCACTGCCCATTGTCATGGGCTATCTGCCCGTGGGGTTTGCGTATGGTGTGCTGGCCCGCAAAGTGGGCATTTCGGAGTGGAACACCGTGCTCATGTCCGTGCTGGTCTACGCCGGTTCGGCCCAGTTCATTGCGGTGAGCCTGCTGGCTGCGGCGGCATCGCCGGTTTCCATTGTGCTGACCACCTTCATTGTGAACCTGCGGCATCTGCTCATGTCTGCCGCTCTTGCACCCTATCTGCGCAACTGGACGCGGCTGCAGCAGGCGCTCTTTGCCTTTGAGCTGACGGACGAAAGTTTTGCCCTGCATGCGCGGCGTTTCCCTGAAGGGCGCACCGGCACGGCAGAAACCTATGCGCTTAACGTCACGGCTCAGCTTTCGTGGGTTGCGGGCAGTGCCATGGGCATATTCGGCAGCAACCTCATAGGGGATGTGAAACCGCTGGGGCTTGACTATGCCCTTTCCGCCATGTTCATAGCTCTGCTTGTGGGGCAGGTGCGGAGCAACATGCATGTTGTTGTGGCTGCGCTTTCCGCAATGCTGTCTGTCGGCTTCATGCTGGCTGGCGCAGGGCAGTGGAATGTTATTCTTGCCACTGTATGCGGCGCAACCGCAGGCACCGTACTGTCTTTCCGTAACGCGGCTGGTCACAGTAGTTCCGGCCGCAGCAATTCCGCGCACTAA
- a CDS encoding aminotransferase-like domain-containing protein encodes MYHPETTPAKAGAATVTPHETFRYHHVEQQILAMIESGRFAAGDRLPSLRSLCSSMGVSLATVNHAYMELERKGIIEARPRSGYFVRKPGVPLPLPVTEQSTPEIGEENRTNLIQMVLEAVGNKNLISFGCVTPDPALLPGKALARIMQDVTRLSTYDSLSYEVIQGNPELRRQIAWRGQELGLAVQSEDVLITVGTMEALHITLRALTHPGDSVVIQSPTYFCLVQLLENLGLRAIEVPSSPEHGISPAALHEAITKFDVAACILSPNFNNPDGSLMPDEAKREIVDMLARRGVPLVEDDVAGDVHFGPSRPTPLKSFDRKDNVTLCSSFSKTIAPGYRCGWMLPGKIMRKALEIKATTNVCCASPTQMVVAEFLRQGLYERHLKRLRVATERQMQTIQHHLATYFPEGTGVTRPKGGGFLWVSLPEKVDSVQLFKEAKSQGILISPGPIFTTRDQFRNYIRLSCCGVWHERMEHGLKVLGTLAGELA; translated from the coding sequence ATGTACCATCCTGAGACCACACCGGCAAAGGCAGGCGCGGCAACAGTAACGCCGCACGAGACCTTCCGCTATCATCATGTGGAGCAGCAGATTCTGGCCATGATCGAATCGGGCAGGTTCGCTGCAGGCGACAGGCTGCCTTCACTGCGCTCTCTGTGCTCCAGCATGGGGGTGAGCCTTGCCACGGTGAACCATGCTTACATGGAACTGGAACGCAAAGGTATAATCGAAGCTCGCCCCCGCTCGGGCTACTTCGTGCGCAAGCCCGGAGTTCCGCTCCCCCTGCCTGTTACGGAACAAAGCACGCCGGAGATCGGGGAAGAAAACCGCACCAATCTCATCCAGATGGTGCTTGAGGCCGTAGGCAACAAGAACCTCATTTCCTTCGGCTGCGTAACGCCGGACCCTGCCCTGCTTCCGGGCAAGGCGCTTGCCCGCATCATGCAGGACGTCACGCGGCTCTCCACCTACGATTCGCTTTCCTACGAAGTCATACAGGGCAACCCTGAACTCCGGCGGCAGATAGCATGGCGCGGGCAGGAACTGGGGCTGGCCGTGCAGTCGGAAGATGTGCTCATCACGGTAGGCACCATGGAGGCGCTGCATATCACCCTGCGCGCCCTTACCCACCCCGGCGACAGCGTGGTGATTCAGTCCCCCACCTACTTCTGCCTTGTGCAACTGCTGGAAAATCTGGGCTTGCGGGCCATCGAGGTTCCCTCCAGCCCCGAGCACGGCATATCGCCCGCCGCCCTGCATGAGGCCATTACCAAGTTCGACGTGGCGGCCTGCATTCTCTCACCCAATTTCAACAATCCGGACGGCTCGCTGATGCCGGATGAGGCCAAGCGTGAGATCGTGGATATGCTAGCAAGGCGCGGCGTACCGCTTGTGGAAGACGATGTGGCGGGCGATGTACATTTCGGCCCCAGCCGCCCAACACCGCTCAAGTCTTTTGACCGGAAGGACAATGTGACCCTGTGCTCGTCCTTTTCAAAAACCATAGCCCCCGGCTACCGCTGCGGCTGGATGCTGCCGGGCAAGATCATGCGCAAGGCGCTGGAAATAAAGGCGACCACCAATGTGTGCTGTGCCAGCCCCACCCAGATGGTGGTGGCGGAATTTCTGCGGCAGGGATTGTACGAGCGCCACCTGAAACGGCTGCGCGTGGCAACGGAACGCCAGATGCAGACCATTCAGCATCATCTGGCCACGTATTTTCCGGAAGGAACAGGCGTGACACGCCCCAAGGGTGGCGGCTTTCTGTGGGTGTCGCTGCCCGAGAAGGTGGACAGCGTGCAGTTGTTCAAAGAGGCCAAGTCGCAGGGCATTCTCATATCCCCCGGCCCCATCTTCACCACACGCGATCAGTTCCGCAATTACATCCGCCTTTCCTGCTGCGGTGTATGGCACGAGCGCATGGAGCATGGGCTCAAGGTACTTGGCACCCTGGCAGGAGAGCTGGCGTAG
- a CDS encoding ribonuclease catalytic domain-containing protein: MTSSLVRFPGPGCVVEFMHGNKAQVAWVLEEQSGKLRLLTMSKREMKLASARILPWAGPTYSGEHTRQQIADILEGHHSRRDAREAEINPLELWELAQGEVDKASIEWFAELLFTAPDVDDVAALGHAMIGCKTHFRFSPPDFEIYPEERVEARKIEEQKREERELLVTQGQDFFLALWDNAIKGKPVGKEPEGELRDRLKQVILGRMADPDNHEVEQVWKLLAKGLPEDQHMALKLAQAWKLVPAHHNFWLDRAGYDPTDKWAEQFAADIAALQERVTAKAAAPDEHTYISIDSASTRDIDDAFSITRAPDGAYDLRIAIACPALEWPFGSSFDKEVMRRATSVYLPEGNGNMMPELLGTDFYSLKAGELRPSMVLHVSVSPEGDLLACEPQITWVRLAANLTYLDCEAVIEGEGDSTPAAAHRDQILPALELADLLIARRVKRGAVIIDRDDPKVVLSGEGADTMVDIKESDPVPRSMLLVSEMMILANSAISLWGRQNDVALLHRTQDVAVPKEYAGIWSEPHDIARVVKSLSSALLEPLPKPHRGIGVDGYSPITSPLRRYPDHVNVAQVLHTLHEGTPRWTKDELIAMLPLLSSRLDAVGQIQRFRPRYWKLLHFKQRGDKVWWDAVVTEDNDMFVTVSLPREQIFVRGRRKSFGDKVYPGQHLQVRIGKVHPLENEIQILDVMEE, translated from the coding sequence ATGACATCTTCTCTGGTCCGGTTTCCGGGCCCCGGCTGCGTCGTGGAATTCATGCACGGCAACAAGGCGCAGGTGGCGTGGGTTCTTGAAGAACAATCAGGCAAGCTCCGGCTGCTCACCATGAGCAAGCGCGAGATGAAACTCGCATCCGCGCGTATTCTGCCGTGGGCAGGCCCCACCTACTCCGGCGAGCATACCCGCCAGCAGATTGCCGACATCCTTGAAGGGCACCACAGCCGCCGCGATGCGCGCGAAGCGGAAATCAATCCGCTGGAACTGTGGGAACTCGCGCAGGGCGAAGTGGACAAGGCGTCCATCGAGTGGTTCGCCGAACTGCTCTTCACCGCCCCCGATGTGGATGATGTCGCCGCGCTCGGCCACGCCATGATAGGCTGCAAGACGCACTTCCGCTTCTCGCCCCCCGACTTCGAAATCTATCCCGAAGAACGTGTCGAAGCCAGAAAGATAGAAGAGCAGAAGCGCGAAGAGCGTGAACTGCTGGTCACGCAGGGACAGGACTTCTTCCTTGCCCTGTGGGACAACGCAATCAAGGGCAAGCCCGTCGGCAAAGAGCCGGAAGGCGAACTGCGCGACCGGCTGAAGCAGGTCATACTCGGCCGCATGGCAGACCCGGACAACCACGAGGTGGAACAGGTCTGGAAGCTGCTTGCAAAGGGACTGCCCGAAGACCAGCACATGGCCCTGAAGCTGGCTCAGGCATGGAAGCTGGTTCCCGCGCATCACAATTTCTGGCTCGACCGCGCTGGCTACGATCCCACGGACAAGTGGGCCGAGCAGTTTGCAGCGGACATCGCCGCCCTGCAGGAGCGCGTGACCGCGAAGGCTGCCGCACCTGACGAGCACACCTACATTTCCATAGATTCCGCCAGCACGCGGGACATTGACGATGCCTTCAGCATCACCCGTGCGCCAGACGGCGCGTACGACCTGCGCATTGCCATAGCCTGCCCCGCGCTGGAATGGCCCTTCGGCAGCAGCTTTGATAAAGAAGTGATGCGCCGCGCCACCAGTGTGTACCTGCCCGAGGGCAACGGCAACATGATGCCCGAATTGCTGGGTACGGATTTTTACAGCCTCAAGGCCGGAGAACTGCGTCCCTCCATGGTGCTGCATGTGAGCGTATCGCCCGAAGGCGACCTGCTTGCCTGTGAACCGCAGATCACCTGGGTACGCCTTGCCGCCAACCTCACCTACCTCGACTGCGAAGCCGTGATAGAGGGTGAAGGCGACAGCACCCCCGCCGCAGCGCACAGAGATCAGATTCTTCCGGCACTCGAGCTGGCAGACCTGCTCATTGCACGCCGCGTCAAGCGTGGTGCCGTAATCATCGACCGCGACGACCCCAAGGTTGTGCTCTCCGGTGAGGGTGCAGACACCATGGTGGATATCAAGGAATCCGATCCTGTTCCGCGCTCCATGCTGCTGGTCAGCGAGATGATGATTCTGGCCAACTCTGCCATATCCCTCTGGGGCCGCCAGAACGATGTGGCATTGCTGCACCGTACGCAGGATGTGGCCGTGCCCAAGGAATATGCAGGTATCTGGAGCGAACCGCACGACATTGCCCGCGTGGTGAAATCGCTTTCATCCGCCCTGCTGGAACCGCTGCCCAAGCCGCACCGTGGCATCGGCGTGGACGGCTACAGCCCCATCACCTCGCCGCTGCGCCGGTATCCCGACCATGTGAACGTGGCGCAGGTGCTGCACACGCTGCATGAAGGCACTCCACGGTGGACAAAGGATGAATTGATTGCCATGTTGCCGTTGCTGAGCTCCCGTCTTGATGCCGTGGGACAGATTCAGCGGTTCCGCCCCCGGTACTGGAAGCTGCTGCACTTCAAGCAGCGCGGCGACAAGGTATGGTGGGACGCCGTGGTCACGGAAGACAACGACATGTTCGTTACCGTTTCCCTGCCGCGGGAACAGATTTTCGTGCGCGGACGGCGCAAGTCGTTCGGCGACAAGGTGTACCCCGGTCAGCACCTGCAGGTGCGCATCGGCAAGGTGCATCCGCTGGAAAACGAAATCCAGATTCTGGATGTGATGGAAGAATAA
- the thrC gene encoding threonine synthase produces the protein MRNADVFPRYRGNMEYFCLGCGQRHGVDELLYTCPSCGGVFMLDNLAFDKLAETSGDEWREIFDERASSRNTALRGIFRFYELMAPVVEEEDIVYLGEGNTPIVEASKHLVAKTGVQFAYKNDGQNPSASFKDRGMACAFSYLKALVRKHGWDEVLTVCASTGDTSAAAALYASYVGKPLKSVVLLPHGKVTPQQLSQPLGSGATVLEVPGVFDDCMKVVEHLAENYRVALLNSKNSWRILGQESYAFEVAQWYNWDVADKCIFVPIGNAGNITAVMGGFLKLFRLGIIKALPRVFGVQSHHADPVYRYYSVEDPKEREYKPVKVTPSVAQAAMIGNPVSFPRVKHFAEQFEAIGGRDAFQVILVTEQQIMDSMIEANMHGHIACTQGGECFAGLKRAIELGLIKEGQSAVLDATAHALKFSGFQDMYFTNTFPPEYGVTPDMSLANAPELLVDAEAKDKLSPEEFTLTAAKAIADRLGLASK, from the coding sequence ATGCGAAACGCGGACGTGTTCCCCCGATACAGGGGAAATATGGAATATTTCTGCCTTGGCTGCGGACAACGCCACGGCGTGGATGAATTGTTGTACACCTGCCCCAGCTGTGGCGGCGTGTTCATGCTGGACAACCTTGCCTTCGACAAGCTGGCGGAAACCTCCGGCGACGAATGGCGCGAAATTTTCGATGAGCGCGCAAGCTCGCGCAACACCGCACTGCGCGGCATCTTCCGCTTCTACGAGCTTATGGCTCCCGTGGTGGAAGAAGAAGACATCGTCTACCTTGGCGAGGGCAACACCCCCATTGTGGAAGCCAGCAAGCATCTGGTTGCCAAGACCGGTGTGCAGTTCGCCTACAAGAACGACGGCCAGAACCCCAGCGCATCCTTCAAGGACCGCGGCATGGCCTGCGCGTTCTCCTACCTCAAGGCGCTGGTGCGTAAGCACGGCTGGGACGAAGTGCTCACCGTATGCGCGTCTACCGGAGACACGTCGGCTGCCGCTGCGCTGTATGCCTCCTACGTCGGCAAGCCGCTCAAATCCGTGGTGCTGCTGCCCCACGGCAAGGTGACCCCCCAGCAGCTTTCCCAGCCGCTCGGCTCCGGCGCAACCGTGCTGGAAGTACCCGGCGTGTTCGACGACTGCATGAAGGTTGTTGAGCATCTGGCAGAGAACTACCGCGTGGCCCTGCTCAACTCCAAGAACAGCTGGCGCATTCTGGGCCAGGAATCCTACGCCTTTGAAGTGGCCCAGTGGTACAACTGGGACGTGGCCGACAAGTGCATTTTCGTTCCCATCGGCAACGCGGGCAACATCACCGCCGTCATGGGCGGGTTCCTCAAGCTGTTCCGCCTCGGCATCATCAAGGCCCTGCCCCGCGTGTTCGGCGTGCAGTCGCACCATGCCGACCCTGTCTACCGCTACTACAGCGTGGAAGATCCCAAGGAACGCGAATACAAGCCGGTGAAGGTAACGCCCTCCGTGGCGCAGGCCGCCATGATCGGCAACCCGGTTTCCTTCCCCCGCGTGAAGCACTTTGCGGAACAGTTCGAAGCCATCGGCGGACGCGATGCCTTTCAGGTGATTCTGGTGACCGAGCAGCAGATCATGGATTCCATGATCGAAGCAAACATGCACGGCCACATCGCCTGCACACAGGGCGGCGAGTGCTTTGCCGGCCTCAAGCGCGCCATCGAGCTTGGCCTCATCAAGGAAGGCCAGAGCGCCGTGCTGGACGCAACCGCCCACGCACTGAAGTTCTCCGGCTTTCAGGATATGTACTTCACCAACACCTTCCCGCCGGAATACGGTGTTACGCCCGACATGTCGCTGGCCAACGCCCCCGAACTGCTGGTGGATGCCGAAGCCAAGGACAAGCTCTCGCCGGAAGAGTTTACCCTTACCGCTGCCAAGGCCATTGCCGACCGCCTCGGTCTGGCCAGCAAGTAG
- the plsY gene encoding glycerol-3-phosphate 1-O-acyltransferase PlsY, producing the protein MLGIILWLFIAYIVGSIPFGLIIARATCGIDPRTGGSGNVGATNVARLCGTRWGIATLLCDLLKGTLPVWIGMAVSDSPLFLSCVALAALGGHVYSMFLDFKGGKAVATTIGIFIPLAFNSILLAAIACALVIWRSGYVSLGSLTLVTVMPLLLFLGGGWSYIPLSLVVMALVYWTHRENIGRLARGEEKAWQKKKHEEQA; encoded by the coding sequence ATGCTGGGTATAATTCTGTGGCTGTTCATTGCGTACATTGTCGGCTCCATTCCCTTCGGCCTGATCATTGCCAGAGCCACCTGCGGTATTGACCCGCGCACCGGCGGCAGCGGCAATGTGGGGGCAACCAACGTGGCGCGCCTGTGCGGCACCCGCTGGGGCATTGCCACACTGCTCTGTGACCTTCTGAAGGGCACCCTGCCCGTGTGGATAGGCATGGCAGTCAGCGACAGCCCCCTGTTCCTCTCCTGCGTGGCGCTGGCTGCTCTGGGCGGCCATGTGTATTCCATGTTTCTCGACTTCAAGGGCGGCAAGGCTGTTGCCACCACCATCGGCATCTTCATTCCGCTGGCCTTCAACAGCATCCTGCTTGCAGCCATTGCTTGCGCGCTGGTCATCTGGCGTTCCGGCTATGTTTCTCTCGGTTCCCTCACGCTGGTAACCGTCATGCCGCTGCTGCTCTTCCTTGGCGGCGGCTGGTCCTATATTCCGCTCTCACTGGTGGTGATGGCGCTTGTGTACTGGACGCACCGCGAGAACATCGGGCGTCTGGCACGTGGTGAAGAAAAGGCTTGGCAGAAAAAGAAACACGAGGAACAGGCATAA
- a CDS encoding flavodoxin family protein codes for MNVIALNGSPRKKNWNTVSLLEHALAGAASQGAETELVHLYDLKFSGCISCFACKKLDRKKRCVCAVKDDLTPVLERIASADALILGSPIYYGTETAAMRACFERLCFPYNPYAVDWKCEFGRVIPTALLYTMNISEEMIDSFGYRSHFSLMERTMAMHFGTCEVMLCTDTLQYSDYSKYESAKFDGVAKGKRHEEVFPQDCQRAYELGSRMARPLAG; via the coding sequence ATGAACGTAATAGCCCTGAACGGCAGCCCGCGTAAGAAGAACTGGAACACCGTATCTCTGCTGGAGCATGCGCTGGCTGGCGCGGCATCGCAAGGCGCAGAGACTGAGCTGGTCCATCTGTATGATCTCAAATTTTCTGGTTGCATCAGCTGCTTCGCCTGCAAGAAGCTGGACCGCAAGAAGCGCTGTGTCTGCGCCGTAAAGGACGATCTCACCCCTGTGCTTGAGCGTATTGCGAGCGCAGATGCGCTGATTCTCGGTTCCCCCATCTATTATGGTACGGAAACGGCCGCCATGCGGGCTTGCTTCGAGCGCCTGTGCTTCCCCTACAATCCGTATGCGGTGGACTGGAAGTGTGAGTTCGGCAGGGTTATTCCCACCGCACTGCTGTATACGATGAACATATCTGAAGAGATGATCGACAGCTTTGGCTACCGTTCCCATTTCTCCCTGATGGAGCGGACAATGGCCATGCACTTTGGCACCTGCGAAGTGATGCTCTGTACTGATACCCTGCAGTATTCAGATTACAGCAAGTATGAATCGGCAAAGTTTGACGGAGTTGCAAAGGGGAAGCGCCACGAAGAGGTCTTCCCGCAGGACTGCCAGCGTGCATATGAGCTTGGCAGCCGCATGGCCCGCCCGCTTGCCGGTTAG
- a CDS encoding AzlD domain-containing protein, with product MITSDTLVFTIILGMAAVTYLPRLLPVWALSSRELPPVVIRWLSFVPAAILSALLAPALLVQDGGIALNMHNLPLLAAVPTFLVAWRTKSFFGTVAVGMACVAAGRYFGF from the coding sequence ATGATTACCTCTGATACCCTTGTCTTTACCATCATTCTCGGCATGGCAGCCGTCACGTATCTGCCGCGCCTTCTGCCCGTATGGGCGCTTTCATCCCGCGAACTGCCGCCCGTGGTCATCCGCTGGCTCAGTTTTGTGCCTGCGGCCATTCTCAGCGCTCTGCTTGCGCCTGCGCTGCTGGTGCAGGACGGGGGCATTGCACTGAACATGCATAACCTGCCGCTGCTTGCCGCTGTGCCGACATTTCTTGTAGCATGGCGCACCAAAAGTTTTTTCGGCACCGTGGCCGTGGGCATGGCCTGCGTGGCGGCCGGACGCTATTTCGGGTTTTAA